Below is a genomic region from Pectobacterium polaris.
TCCGCAGCGGAATCTTCCACGTATTCCAGATCGCACAGCGCTTCACCGTTCACGATGCCGACGGAAACGGCGGCGATCATGCCTTTCATCGGGTTCTTTTTCAGCTTACCTTTGGCAACCATCTGGTTCAGCGCATCGGCCAGCGCCACGCAGGCACCGGTGATGGACGCCGTACGCGTGCCGCCGTCCGCCTGCAAGACATCACAGTCGAGCGTAATGGTGTATTCGCCGAGCACTTTCAGGTCGATTGCCGCACGCAGGGAACGTGCAATCAGGCGCTGAATCTCCAGCGTCCGACCGCCCTGCTTACCTTTGGCGGCTTCACGCGAGTTACGGCTGTGCGTCGCACGCGGCAGCATGCCGTATTCGGCGGTGACCCATCCTTGTCCCTGGCCTTTCAGAAAGCGCGGAACACCCTCTTCTACCGTGGCATTGCATAACACTTTGGTATCGCCAAATTCGACTAAAACGGAACCTTCAGCGTGTTTCGTGTAATGACGGGTGAATGTAAGGGGGCGTACTTGCTGTGCACTTCGGCCTGTTGGGCGCATGGCTCATCTCCGGTGGGTCAATGAAAACTGCCGCGTATTATACACGAAATCACTCGCGTTGCGGGAAAGCGGCATCAGAAAGCCATACCTTGAACTTATGGTATAACCTGAGGTTATACCCTACTGATGAACAAGTATTCGTCAGTGATGATGCATCATGAAATAGTCCGTTCATCCCCTGAGCGTTGATGAGAAAAAATCATGATGCGGCATATGCAAATTGAAACGGTCAATCTGCCACTAGCCCGTCCTATGGCGGCTGAAAACGGGACGCGTCGCGCGGTTACCGTTATCCGCGTCGCGTTGGAAGAAAAAGGATTTATTGGACAAGGCGAATGTACGCCAGTCGCCCATTATGGCGAGTCCGCCGACAGCGTATGTCGCCAGCTCTCTGCGGTCCGTGAGGCAATAGAACACGGCCTGACCATCGAACAGCTCCAGAAAGACTTATCGCCGGGTGCGGCCAGAAATGCGCTGGACTGCGCACTATGGCGGCTCAACACCGCATTGGAAAAACAGACGCTGTGGCAGCGCATCGGTATTCATCCCCCCACATCCGTGGTCTGTGCGCAAACGTTGGCGCTCGACAGCGTGGAGAGAATGGCCGCCGCCGCCTCCAATGCCGTTTCCCACGGCGCACTGCTGCTGAAAATCAAACTGGATCGCGAATTGATTCTGGAGAAGGTTGCCGCCATTCGTGCTGCCGCGCCTAACGCCAGATTGATTATCGACGCGAGGGCAAGCTGGAGCGGGCTGGATTTACATAGCCTGTCCACCGCTCTGCTGCCTTATCAGGTCGCCATGATTGAGCAACCGCTTCCTGTCGGTAAGGACGAGGATTTACAGCGGTTTTCTCACCCGATTCCGATCTGCGCGGACGAAAGCTGCCGCCACAGCGGTGACATCGTCGGGCTACGCCGTCGTTACGACATGATCAACATCAAGCTGGACAAGTGTGGCGGACTGACTGAAGCGCTGGCGATGGTGCGCGAAGCCCACTTTCACGGCCTGCGCATTATGGTCGGCTGCACGCTGGGCTCGTCAATGGCGATGGAAGCCGCCCTGCCCGTCGCCGCCGATGCCGAACACGTCGATCTCGACGGCCCTATTTGGCTGGCCGCCGACAGTTCGCCTTATCTGACCTACAACCTTGGCCGAATTTGGCTATGACGCCATCAACCGCCGTAACCATCAAATCATCAACCGGAGTGACCATGACGGATATCATGCACGCGGGTGCCGCCACAGCACCCGGTAACGCCCCCAGGCCTGTACTGGAAATCGACGATCTGAGCGTCAGCTTTAGCGGCCGTTCTGGTACGCATCAGGCGCTAAAAGGCATTTCCTTTACCGTGAATAAAGGGGAAGTGGTCGCCGTGGTCGGCGAAAGTGGTTCAGGCAAGTCTGTGACGTCACTCGCCGTGATGGGGCTACTGGCGGACTCTGCCAACATCGAACGCGGTGCGCTCCGTTTCACCGCACGCGACGGCCAGCAACATGACCTGCTGAGCATGAAAGCGGAAGCGCGTCGTAAGCTGCGCGGTCGCGATCTCGCCATGATTTTTCAGGAGCCGATGACTTCGCTTAATCCGGTGCTGAAAGTCGGCGATCAGCTCACCGAAGCGCTGCTTGACCACAAAATTTGCGATGCCGCCAGCGCGGACAAAAAAGCCCGTGAGCTGCTGCACAAGGTGCGCATCGCAGACGTCGATCGCGTAATGAAAAGCTACCCGCACTCGCTGTCCGGCGGAATGCGTCAACGTGTGATGATTGCACAGGCGCTGGCCTGCGATCCGCAACTGTTGATTGCCGATGAACCGACCACTGCGCTGGACGTCACCGTGCAGGCACGTATTCTGCAAATCCTGCGTGACCTGCAACAGCAGAGCGACATGTCGGTGCTGTTTATCACCCACGACATGGGCGTGGTGGCGGAAATCGCCGATCGCGTGGTGGTGATGTACCGCGGCGAGATCGTGGAGCAAGGCACCGTCGAGCAGATTTTTGCCGCGCCGCAGCATCCTTATACCCAGTCGCTGCTGGCCGCTGTACCGAAGCTGGGCGACATGCGCGATAGCCTCTGGCCAAAGCGCTTTCCTTTACTAGGGCAGGCTGCCGATCCAGAAAATAGTGAGCAGGTTACCGCCCGTTATGACGCCGAGCCGCTGTTGGATATTCGCGGGTTGCGGGTTTATTACCCCATTCGCAGCGGGATTTTATCCACCATCACTCACCACGTTCATGCGGTAGAGCAGATTGATTTCAACGTCTGGCCGGGTGAAACGCTGGCTATCGTGGGGGAAAGCGGCTGTGGCAAATCCACCACCGGACGTGCCCTGCTGCGTCTGGTACAGAGCCAAGCCGAAAGCATTCATTTTCAGGGTAACGAAATTTCCCAGATGAAAGAGCGGGATTTCCAGCCGCTGCGCCGGGAAATGCAGATGGTGTTTCAAGACCCGTACGCCTCGCTCAACCCGCGCCTG
It encodes:
- the ycjG gene encoding L-Ala-D/L-Glu epimerase; this encodes MRHMQIETVNLPLARPMAAENGTRRAVTVIRVALEEKGFIGQGECTPVAHYGESADSVCRQLSAVREAIEHGLTIEQLQKDLSPGAARNALDCALWRLNTALEKQTLWQRIGIHPPTSVVCAQTLALDSVERMAAAASNAVSHGALLLKIKLDRELILEKVAAIRAAAPNARLIIDARASWSGLDLHSLSTALLPYQVAMIEQPLPVGKDEDLQRFSHPIPICADESCRHSGDIVGLRRRYDMINIKLDKCGGLTEALAMVREAHFHGLRIMVGCTLGSSMAMEAALPVAADAEHVDLDGPIWLAADSSPYLTYNLGRIWL
- the rph gene encoding ribonuclease PH, whose translation is MRPTGRSAQQVRPLTFTRHYTKHAEGSVLVEFGDTKVLCNATVEEGVPRFLKGQGQGWVTAEYGMLPRATHSRNSREAAKGKQGGRTLEIQRLIARSLRAAIDLKVLGEYTITLDCDVLQADGGTRTASITGACVALADALNQMVAKGKLKKNPMKGMIAAVSVGIVNGEALCDLEYVEDSAAETDMNVVMTEDGRMIEVQGTAEGEPFSHEELLTLLALARGGIDTIVQAQKAALID
- a CDS encoding ABC transporter ATP-binding protein; the encoded protein is MTDIMHAGAATAPGNAPRPVLEIDDLSVSFSGRSGTHQALKGISFTVNKGEVVAVVGESGSGKSVTSLAVMGLLADSANIERGALRFTARDGQQHDLLSMKAEARRKLRGRDLAMIFQEPMTSLNPVLKVGDQLTEALLDHKICDAASADKKARELLHKVRIADVDRVMKSYPHSLSGGMRQRVMIAQALACDPQLLIADEPTTALDVTVQARILQILRDLQQQSDMSVLFITHDMGVVAEIADRVVVMYRGEIVEQGTVEQIFAAPQHPYTQSLLAAVPKLGDMRDSLWPKRFPLLGQAADPENSEQVTARYDAEPLLDIRGLRVYYPIRSGILSTITHHVHAVEQIDFNVWPGETLAIVGESGCGKSTTGRALLRLVQSQAESIHFQGNEISQMKERDFQPLRREMQMVFQDPYASLNPRLTVGFTIAEPLLLHGLVKSLEEATPQVQALLKSVGLLPEHARRYPHEFSGGQRQRIAIARAMALQPQVIIADEAVSALDVSIQAQVVNLMMDLQKKTGVSWIFISHDMAVVERIANRVAVMYLGQIVEIGPRQSVFNDPQHPYTRRLLASVPIADPTRRGTRQFDDSEIPSPLRKAGEAVAKTRYREVAPQHWVADNESAA